One segment of Pangasianodon hypophthalmus isolate fPanHyp1 chromosome 10, fPanHyp1.pri, whole genome shotgun sequence DNA contains the following:
- the spint1a gene encoding kunitz-type protease inhibitor 1a gives MMMKKLMMMPPYRISLLVLTISLLQTLLLAQIPSEQCLNKFTKGKDDFILDTDESVNDGAQFLGSPQVTGVKECVAACCKESNCNLALMENGAQEGTIKSCFLFNCLYKQKKVCRFVRKKGFSNFVLSSVFGSYLEEYDPDKKDHPPRAIAGQDRVVQPHDVVMLNGIESKDDHEIVQYQWVQMSGSPTAVMEKTTFKDEVRVSGLSPGVYKFRLTVTDNAGQSDSAEVTVLVLTPEQSHHHCLVPKKVGPCRGSFPRWHYNALSEQCEKFTFGGCSPNRNNYLSEQECIEACDQVSVKTFPSPGRHGPIELPKEECGMSCGPEKFTCANGCCIDKVLECDQMKQCSDGSDEDQCANMDSNFHRLLDIDEDEDKGMAASHCTQPPVTGPCRDSSTKWYYNPYDQKCIRFNYGGCQGNDNQFNSEQDCMKLCSKVTEKDAFAKRAVFEKQTQDSQSVAIAIAVALGLAILILLAVIGYWILKEKKKKQQPRRQHISANGAHLLTIEDTEKLVYNSTTKPI, from the exons atgatgatgaagaagttGATGATGATGCCTCCCTATCGGATCTCTTTGTTAGTTCTCACCATATCGCTGCTGCAAACTCTTCTGCTGGCCCAGATCCCCTCAGAACAATGCTTAAACAAGTTTACGAAAGGAAAGGATGACTTCATTTTAGACACagatgaatcagtgaatgatgGCGCTCAGTTCCTCGGATCTCCACAGGTCACTGGAGTCAAAGAGTGTGTGGCTGCATGCTGTAAAGAGTCCAACTGTAACCTGGCCTTAATGGAAAATGGAGCTCAGGAGGGGACCATCAAGTCCTGCTTCCTCTTCAACTGTCTGTATAAGCAGAAGAAAGTGTGCCGCTTTGTCAGAAAGAAGGGTTTCAGCAACTTTGTCCTGAGTTCTGTTTTTGGCAGCTACCTGGAAGAGTATGATCCAG ATAAGAAGGATCACCCTCCTAGAGCAATAGCCGGACAGGACAGAGTGGTGCAGCCTCATGACGTTGTGATGCTCAATGGCATTGAGAGCAAGGATGACCATGAAATTGTTCAGTACCAGTGGGTGCAGATGTCTGGAAGCCCCACAGCTGTCATGGAG AAAACCACTTTTAAAGATGAAGTGAGGGTGTCCGGCCTGTCTCCTGGAGTATATAAGTTCAGGCTGACTGTCACAGACAACGCTGGCCAGTCTGACTCAGCAGAGGTCACTGTCTTGGTCCTCACACCTGAGCAGTCACACC ACCACTGTCTGGTGCCTAAGAAGGTAGGACCATGCCGTGGTTCCTTCCCTCGCTGGCACTACAATGCGTTGTCGGAGCAGTGTGAGAAATTCACCTTTGGTGGCTGCAGTCCAAACCGCAATAACTATCTGTCTGAGCAGGAATGTATTGAAGCCTGTGATCAAGTTTCAG TAAAAACATTTCCCTCACCAGGAAGACATGGTCCAATTGAACTTCCAA AAGAGGAATGTGGCATGTCATGTGGACCAGAGAAGTTTACCTGTGCTAATGGATGTTGCATAGATAAAGTGCTCGAATGTGATCAGATGAAGCAATGTAGCGATGGCTCAGATGAAGATCAGTGTGCCAATA TGGACTCAAACTTTCACAGATTGCTTGACATAGATGAAGATGAGGACAAAG GCATGGCAGCCAGCCATTGCACACAACCTCCTGTCACAGGACCCTGCCGGGACAGCAGTACCAAGTGGTATTACAATCCATATGATCAGAAATGCATTCGCTTCAACTATGGTGGCTGCCAGGGCAACGATAACCAATTTAATTCTGAGCAGGACTGCATGAAATTGTGCAGTAAAGTGACTG AAAAAGATGCTTTCGCCAAACGGGCAGTCTTTGAGAAGCAGACACAAGACAGTCAATCAG TTGCCATTGCCATTGCTGTCGCACTGGGCTTGGCCATCCTGATCTTGCTGGCTGTGATTGGTTACTGGAtcctgaaggagaagaagaagaagcagcagccaAGGCGCCAGCACATTTCTGCTAACGGTGCACACCTACTCACTATAGAGGACACAGAGAAACTTGTCTACAATAGCACCACCAAACCCATCTGA